In one window of Kitasatospora sp. MMS16-BH015 DNA:
- a CDS encoding ABC transporter permease: MSSTDTAPRLTKNRAAADLEAGLDALDSVVVQRVPIAETLRKKVLPPTLAVILVLVVWQIAFSLRVTDSYKLPSPAMVWSSLADLWQQGMLFSIIWTSLWRGGSGFVAAVIIGTPIGLLVAQVKPVRAAVGPILSGLQSLPSVAWVPAAVIWLGVNDQAMYAVILLGAVPSIANGLISGIDQVPPIFLRAGRTMGATGLTGARHVLLPAALPGYLAGLKQGWAFSWRSLMAAELIAASPDLGVGLGRYLENQRESIDMPGVMLGIILILFVGIAIDLLVFSPLERRVLRNRGLLANNR; this comes from the coding sequence ATGTCCAGCACTGACACCGCTCCCCGGCTCACCAAGAACCGGGCCGCCGCCGATCTGGAGGCTGGGCTCGACGCGCTGGACTCCGTGGTCGTCCAGCGCGTCCCGATCGCCGAGACGCTGCGCAAGAAGGTGCTGCCGCCCACCCTCGCCGTGATCCTGGTACTGGTGGTCTGGCAGATCGCCTTCTCGCTCAGGGTGACCGACAGCTACAAGCTGCCGAGCCCCGCCATGGTCTGGTCCTCGCTGGCCGATCTCTGGCAGCAGGGCATGCTCTTCTCGATCATCTGGACCAGCCTCTGGCGCGGTGGCTCCGGCTTCGTCGCCGCAGTGATCATCGGCACCCCGATCGGCCTGCTGGTGGCCCAGGTCAAGCCGGTCCGCGCGGCCGTCGGCCCGATCCTCTCCGGTCTGCAGTCGCTGCCCTCGGTGGCCTGGGTGCCCGCCGCCGTCATCTGGCTGGGCGTCAACGACCAGGCGATGTACGCGGTGATCCTGCTCGGCGCCGTCCCCTCGATCGCCAACGGCCTGATCTCCGGCATCGACCAGGTGCCGCCGATCTTCCTCCGGGCCGGCCGCACCATGGGCGCCACCGGCCTGACCGGCGCCCGCCACGTGCTGCTGCCCGCCGCCCTCCCCGGCTACCTGGCCGGCCTCAAGCAGGGCTGGGCCTTCTCCTGGCGCTCGCTGATGGCCGCCGAGCTCATCGCCGCCTCCCCCGATTTGGGCGTGGGCCTCGGCCGGTACCTGGAGAACCAGCGCGAGTCGATCGACATGCCCGGCGTGATGCTCGGCATCATCCTGATCCTCTTCGTCGGCATCGCCATCGACCTGCTGGTCTTCTCCCCCCTGGAGCGCCGCGTGCTCCGCAACCGCGGCCTGCTGGCCAACAACCGCTGA